The genomic region gttccacattgcttttcaccttcagatcgtttttcactttcagatctttttttttcgCTTTCAAACTTTGGGCCCTGATGTTgcttggggggcggggcttaccaAAGAGTAGTTTGGCATCCTGAGTGACAGGCCTCCCTCTGTCATGTTACATGTCACATATTTTTTTCAatgaatggatgttttcaaagtaaatggataatcgtttttaataatcgtgatataaattattgacccaaataatcgagattatgatttttgccataatcgagcagccctagtacaAGTATGACATGACTGTCTTTCAGTGTCTTTAGAGCAGCTTGCTGTTCTGGGCCCCATACCCAGGGTGTGTCTTTTCTGGTGAGCCTTCGTAGCGGCTCGGAAATGGATGAGAAATCTTTGATGAACCTGGAGCAATAATTGGCCATGCCCAGCAGACTTCTGACCTCACTCTGATTTTCAGGATCTCTGGCATGATGGACTGCCACAACCTTTTTGGGATCAGCTGAAACACCTTGCGTTGAGAAGATGAAGCCGAAAAACTCAAGCCTGGATTTGTTGAATTCATATTTCTCACAATTAAGTGTGAGACCACTGTCTTTCAGTCTCTGGAACAGGGCTCTGAGGTTGTTGTCATGCTCAGCCTGAGTGgcaccatgaacaatgatgtcATCGCTGAGATTCTTCACACCTTTCAGACCATGCAGTGTTTGGCATATGGCATTTTGAAACACCTCAGCAGCAGAGGATATGTGCCAAAACTCAGTCTTTTGTAGCGTCTTAGTCCAAGGTGAGTGGAAAATGTTTTGATGTATCTGCTGTCTGGATGAAGCTCTAGCTGGTGATATCCAGCTCTCAGGTCAAGTTTAGAGAACACAGTTGCTCCGTTTAACTCATGTATCACGTCATCCATTGTGGGGGTGATGTGTCTTTCCCTCTCTATGGCTGTGTTAGCCTGACGCATGTCAACACAAATTCTTACTTTGTCGGGGTCTTTAGGCTTGGGTGGTGCAACAATAGGTGATACCCATGGAGTCGGTCCAGTGACCTCCTCGATGATGTCCTCTGCTTCTAGCTTGTGAAGCTCATCCTCAACCTTCTGGCGGATGTGGAATGGTACTCGTCGATGTGGTTGACATCTAGGTTTGATGTCAGGATTTATATGAAGCTTTACCTGAACGTCTTTCAGTTGGCCTATTCCCTTAAACAGCTCGGGACTGCTTTCCACCAGCTCATCTGCGACTGTGAGATGCTGTGGTCTGGATGACACTGCGTGACAATTGTAATCAGTCCCAGTGTTTTGGATGTCTGGTAGCTTAGTATATTAAATCCATCTCCTTTGATCACAAAGAATGTGCACATTGTGTTTTTCTGTCCCTTCTCCACATTGCACCTGAATGATCCACGAACAGGCAATGGGACGTTGGAGCGGAATGGATACATCTTTGTTGTTGTGGGGCTGAGTTGTGGAAGAGGCACCAGGGCTCTGAAGCTTGATTCACTGACACAGTTTGCTGTAGCTCCTGAATCGATGAAAACAAACATTTAGCTTGATATGAGTCTGTGGCAGCTCTGAAATATTGTAAGCCTCAACTGCAAAAACATAAGCATCGTCACTGCTGGATGAGTTATGCTCTGTTTTCTCATTTGGTGCAGCCCCTCTGATATGATGAATCTTCTTAGCATGCGTGTTAGCTCTGCTTTGTGCCCGTCCTTTCGTCTCACTGTCTTTAGATCTTGAGCGGCATTGTTTTGCAAAATGATTTAGTTTACCACAGGCTCTACATTGTTTGCTTTTAGCATGGCATTCACCATCATGGGGATATTTACCTCCACAGTTTCTGCAGCAGTTGCTGGAAAAGCGTTTCTCCGACCATTTACTGCTGCTTGGATGCTTCTCTGCAGTCTTTTGATCCAGCCTGTTGACTGTAGCTGTTGTGCCCTTTTCTATTTGCTTGCAGTTCGGACAGCTCCATTGTTCTCCCATGGTCTAAAAGTGCATCTAGGCTTAAATCTGGTTCTCTCAGCACCTTTCTGTGCAGTCTGGATGATGCACAGCTTTGTATGATTTGTGTTTTAATCTCTGCATCCATGCTGGTAAACTCACAGTTCTTAGCTAACATCCTCAACCTTGTGTGTCCAAAGTTTCACCTAGATCTTGCTTAGCTTGATATTGGACGTTTTTCTTTGGTGATAAGTATGTAGATAGCTTCTGCTTAGCGTCTGCATATTTGTCATCTTCTCCTGCTAGTGTGTCGTAGATATCATGCACACGTTCTCCCGCTATGTGCAGCATTAATGCCTTTAGCCTAGCATCGCCATTTATGGTCATAGCAGTGGTGTCGTTTTCAAACctttgcatccacttcatccaGCGAGGTCCGACAGAGCCAAGGTCCGTTTCTGTGTCAAACGGTGGGAGAGAAGCGGTATTCACGGCCATTGCTGCTGCGAAGCGCCGACTGCCACGTTTTCGTTTTTAGCTTAGCCTCACTCTCCACTTGTCCGTCTttctttcatttattttccGGAAAACTCAACGAAGTCCGTGTTTATCCTTCGTGTGTCCTTTCGCTTACTCCTCGTCGCCAATGTAATGTTTCCATGTTGTGATTGGACATGAAAGACTCAACTTGCTGGACGTTAACAGGGTTTATTAACCAGTGCTGGCTCACACACGTTATACATGCTTACTGTGCACTTCATCACTGCTAGTGTATCTATCTCCTGTGTAGACAGCAGGGGGCGCAGTTATACTGAGAGCTCAATACATTCACATGAGTatcaccccccccctccctatgagcccagtggccatccgccgcgtcccgccgtctcagtGAGGAGAAATCggcagagctgcagctgagaaaagattgagtgtgtgtctgtgaggaagtccgctaattggtcaatttggaccaatccccGGACTTAACGTAacagctccgcggacgtaacataAAGGCTCCACGgatgggtccatttgggtataggcacgtcactgtacccaggaagaaaaagagaaatctccaacgaggagttctggggcagcatagacaggtattttctgtgttagagttttactcgctacagggtgtactttgagggtttgtgactctgcacaccgcttacatgcataaaaaccttcataacacacaaggggacggggaataaccggaaaagcatgacatgggacctttaaggaaaGCATTTGTGAACACCTATTTACTTCCCAGTTCTGGTGTCTCTTATGATGCCGAGCACATCCATGATGCTGGGTTTGTAGGTTGAAAGTCCTTAACAAACTTACTCAACTTGCTCACCTTTAGCAGTCCTTCACATACTAGTTTATGGCCATCAACCATCAATGTGTTTTCCAAGCATTTAATGAAGTTGTGCGCTTTGCACAGAATAATGCCTCACCTTTTTGTTGAGGATTTTTGACAGTACCATAACTTCCAAACTATCCAACTTAAAAACGAAAGCCTTAAAGTTCTCCTGCCACAAGCACAACACACTATGAGTTTCTTTGATATAGGTGTTACACCTAAGGGTAAGGTTAAATGGTTATTTAAGTCAGATGATGACAACcaaaacaaatgttttcaaGTATAGACCGTACAGTTTAAATATGTGTACATTAtctgcaaatacaactttaatGTTTCTCACCTTTCTAACACCCTATGTTTTGAAACAGACATGTTTCTACTGAGACAAAAGTATATTGGTATGGACATGTTCAATTATTGCTCCATGAGACTTTATTgtgtcagaaattgacattaGTGGCTTTCTGAGGAGGTATGCACTATCATTTGTGATTGTGGTTGCTGTACTAGTGTGAAGGAGTTAACCATTTATAAATAACATGAGAAGCATCAACAAGAAGATAAACAATTACAACCAGAATGGCTAGTATACGAATACCAAAAAAAAGAGtgtttttgctgcttgctaTGGTCTTCTTTTACAGTGTCAGTGCTTATGTTTTTTGCTTTAGGGTCATATGAATTAATGTTGTTATCTGACTACAGTAGATGACAATTTAGAAAAAGAACGGTCCTTGGTGTACGTGATGAGTTTGTCTTGGTATGGTATTCTTTTACTTTTCTTCTGTTTCTCCAGTTTGACCATTTAATGGGTAAGATAACTTCACGTTAACTTGTTTACTAAACACTTTTTTAAAGGTACAGCTCTATACCTTCAAAATGGCATCCCTGTGGCATCAGAGATAGTACGCAAATGTAATTGAGAGAGACTGGTTGGTTGAGTAGTATAACACCATTGGCAGGAATGTGCCCCACATTGCTTTTGTGTGTAATGTATCTGATTGTGTACACTATGCAGGGTAAAACACACAGTTGTCAGAGCTGTCTTTATTAATGTAACGTTATGCACCAACAATTGCTGCAGTTGTGTATTGCAAGGGAGAGAGAAATAAAGACGTCTAACATTAAGCACCTATAATACaacatatttcttttttttatttaaagctgTCATATTTCTTcaagaaaatgtaaatgtaatccAACATAAATACATTGAAACCTTAGGCAAAGTAAATCTAACATAACTGTCCATTTTCAAACACTTATTTGAATGCTGAAATGATTGTTACAATAACTTGCATAGCACAGTGAAGAACAGATCATAGGCATCACAATAAAACAGCGCAGTCTCTTTCTAACATGCAAGACTTTACATGAACTTTACATGGCTGAACCCCTATAGTCAACATTTCGATGTGTCTTTGGGCCTGAGACTTAACCCCAAATGATATCCATCGCCatgcattaaaggtggggtaggtaagtttgagaaaccggctcgagatcgctagaatttgaaaatacacaaccggagaaaatctgccacttccttatagagcccctcctccaacacacacgaacgcgcacatgaccaatgagagcacgagataagtttgtgccccgatggaaggctgacaggcaggtaggccatccgatccggttagccgggccggctaaacggattggatgtactttttacagtattacagcttctacagatgacattttttttatggcttttttgtcaaagcacttaagatattcattgctatcgggatgttaagagcattccatggaatataacaaaaagtgtatctcgagccagtttctgaaacttacctaccccacctttaagtgtatgtaagttgctttggataaaagcgtaagcatgtaatgtaatgtaacgccCTGTACTAGTGCAAAGTCATGCACCAGTGTGTCCTAACGCACAAGAAACAAGCAAAGATATTGCCCAATAGGACTACTACTATTACAGCGTGTCTGACTTCATCAAGTAAATAATAGCATGATAGTTTAATATCTCTACAAAGCACAGcgtgtgacatttttccaaaAGACACAATTCATGTTTTCTAGAgcttttgtttttgtgtttcacaAAGGTGGGAGATAGATTAACTTAAAATGTATTCAATCTGTAGTTACATTTAGTTTAATTTAATTGATTTAAAACATGTTAAGACTTCTGCTCGTCTAGCTTCTGTCCAGCAGCTGAAGTTCTTCTTCACTCTGTAAAGAAAAACATTGGTGGTATAACTTTGTTTTATTATCGTACTGTACTCTCAAATCTATCATCAGTCTCTTTATGAAAAACGGTTACATTCTCAAACTTTAATTAAGTGTAAATACCTCTGACATTCAGCAGCATTGAGCACTCGGCTGTCCCCAGTTTGTTCTCAATGACCACTTTGTATTCCCCGTTGTCTTTGGGCCCCACCCGTAGTATGAGCAGGGAGCAGACGCCACACACATTTGTGATGTGGTAGTTGGTGTTGGTGTTCAGGCTAATATCGTTGCGGTACCATGTCACACGTGGAGCTGGATCCCCCTTAACTGCACAGCTCATGTAGCACTCATAACCCTGTGGAGTTGTACGCCTCTTTAGTGGAACGAGGAACGATGGAGGGGACTGGAAgtccaaagattttctctctggCATGTCTACTTTGAACTTTCCTGAAACACAAGACATGTATCAAGTTGACATTtttagattatttatcttttaaagatttCTCCCTTAACCATCATATTGAACATTTCTTCTAATGTTTACATTATAACGTTGCTGTAATCTATATCCCCTATGTGTCTGTCTATGCTTTTTAATCGTCCTGCTATTGTTTCTCTTTATCTGCATCAAGTAGAAGTGACTAGAAGTAGAAATAAACAGTATCGGCCTGTGTTGCTTCGATTTTGTGCATCTTTTTCCCCGCTATTTTCTTAAACCTATTACAAAATGCGCTGGATTTTGCAGGAACCTATATCTTAAGAATACGAACCAAAATGCAGCATTGTGTACAGGATAGTGAGAATGAATTCAAATGTTTTTGTGATTGAATCTGAGGCACACACCTTTTTCCTTTATGGTTCCAAACACAGGGGATTCAGAAGGTGGTGAAGGACCAATGTCATTTTTAGCAAACACCCTGAAGTGATACTCCCGTCCAGACAACATATTGACTACTGTGCATTTATTGTTGAAGAGGTTATCTGCGATGGTCCTCCAACTGCCTTTGAAGGAGTCCTTCTTAGCTACCATGTAGTGTAGTCTGTCATCTCTCTTCTCATCTGGAGAGGGAGTCCAGGACAGGGTCACTGTTCCTGGGATGTTCTGATCCAGCTCCACAGGACCTGGGGGCTTGGGATCATCTAAAACCAAATGTTAGAGGCACAAAAATACAGAGGTCCAAGTTACAAAagtgtatatttatattcacaAGCAGTACATTACAAACAATCTGCATCCAGTTCAGTTTCTCATTGCTGTTAGTCTGTTTGCATTTTATACTTGGATTTGATTATTTCAACTGGGGTTTATGGGGTCAACTGTATATTGTGTTAAATGTTTGATGGGAACATACTGTAGAAGGAAGCCATGAAAAAGCATGCATTCAGTGTCTGTATTGtcactgtttttgtattatcCTGAACAGTAGTTTGTGGAGTGCGCACATAAGTTTACCTGTAACTCTTATTTCAACATTGAAGCTTGCTTGGCCGACAATGTTTTTGACAGTTATGGTGTAGATGCCACTGTCGGGCCGATCAGATGTGGGGATCCACAGCTGAGAGCCTTTATCAGAGTTGGTAATAGTTACATGTTTGGCCACTGGAATACCATCTTTTTGCCAAGTGATTTCTGGCAGGGGACAGGCCTGTAAAGATAAAGAAAGATATTACATTTGTTGATTCCACAGTCATCCCATTGGGAGGAAAGCTTCCAGCACAATACCTCAAAGTTGATGTTCAGACGGACTGTGTTTCCAGACCTTACCACCACAAAGGTCTTCATGTTGCGATCGTTAAACTTTGGCTTTACTGTGAGGTTGAAATATAGATATTTAGTACAATTCAACAAACTAGTCCTTTTTCTATACATCATTTTCTCATTCTGTCTAAAGACAAAAAAGACTGTCTTTTATACTGGATATATTTTAAGAAAACACAGCTTtgttcaaaatataatatttctgaaccttaaaggtggggtaggtcattttggagaaaccagctcgagtgcgctagaatttgaaaatacacagccggaacaaatctgccacttccttacagagcccctcctccaacacacacgaacacgcacatgaccaatgagggcacgagataagtttgagcacagatggaaggctgacaggcaggtaggccatccagttactttagccgtgccggctcagatgattggtcgtgctttttacagtattacggcttccacagatgacattttgttatggattttttgtcaaagcacttcagatattcattgctatcgggatgttaagagcattccatggaatataacaaaaagtgtatctcgagccggtttctcaaacttacctaccccacctttaaggcatGGATATGAATTTCTTAAGGACATTGTACAGATTTGGGATTAAAGCatatttaaaagttgaacattgtctGTATCCAGCTACTGTAGGTCCCTTTCAAATCTTTTGTTTACTGTAATCCATTGTATGCATGCTTCAGTTAAGTATCCATTATTGGCATGAAATGCCTTTGGTATTAAACAACATGTCACGTTGCCTGTAATACAGTGTTTTGATGTAGCATCATGCCTTACAATTACCACTGTTGTTGGTACAAAGATTCAATTGAATTAAGGTATTTTGTTCATGCTGGTCTCCCCAAAATTGTATTGAAACTGTCTTGTCACAACATTATACCCTTGAACTCTGGGTTTAAAAGAACTGTCAATAAAATACATTACTCATCTTTTGCATTCTTGCAGTAATAAAGCAGTGGCAATGTCACTTTTGATATAGCCTTCTGTATTCCAACATAATATAGAGAACGATAGAAACTGTTGATAATTCACATTTTCTTACCAGGAGGAGGCATGGCAATGATGTAATTGTCAAAGCCCTGAGGTTCTCCATCACCTCCATAATTGGTGGCAATAACTCTCACCCAGTATGTGGCCATTGCCTTCAGGCCAAGCACAGTGTAGGAAGTTATAGTAATTGGGGTAGCATTACACCGAGTCCATTCAAGGTTTTCAATTGGTCTGATCTCCACATAGTAGCCTTCGGCCTCATCTTCTACTCCTTTTGTTTCTTTGGGTTTTATCCAAGCCAGAGAAAATGTGGTGTAATTGGAGGATGTTAACTTCAGGTCTGTCACTTTGCCTGGGGGTTCTGCAATTACAGTAATGAGATGTTATTGGCTGAGCATTACATTGCTTTTATAATAACTTAAAAGGCGACATACAGTAGAGCATAATGTTGAGCAGCATTTCAGTTCACCATTAAGCATGACTGGCATCATTTTCAGTGGAGAGAACTGTGGTAGAAAACAAGAGTTCATGTGTTACTTACTCTTTGGATCTCTTGCAATTACTGTGTCAGATGGAAGACTTGGACCTCCAGCACCAGATAGGTTGATAGCAGACACCCTAAATACATATGCCGCCCCTTCGAATACATCTTTCACTGCATATTTTGTATCTGTGGAAAAAGGAAGAAATCGTTATCATGTTGATAGGGaatgttcatttatttttgGCGAATCATATCAGGCATTACATTTACACTGGATTCTTCCTGCAGCTAGCCATAAGTTGCATACCTGGAATCGGCCCTCCTTGGTTTACAAGGCTCCAGTAATTGGTGCCTTTCTTGTTTTTTTCCAAATTGTATCCCACTATTTTGGTTCCTCCAGTGTCACATGGAGGACACCATGTCAGATTGATGCATACTTTAAAGGCACTGACTAATTTAGGTGCTGCTGGGGGTCCAGGATAACCTGTGAGGGGAACATGACATTTTGGTCATCCTTTTTCTGTAATTTAAATTCTGTGATTAATGGTCCTCcaaaatacaaaaaagaaaatcacATTTGTTTCTTGTTTCACTCTTGTAACTTTACCTGCTTCCCGGGAAGTTGGGAGTTTTTCAGCAGCAGCCATTACAAAGCCTAAATTATGTTTGACTTACGTAATACACCAGCTGGTATGTCCTCAGTCTGCAGGTATTCACTGATGCCTTCTGCGTTCTTGGCTCTGATCCTGTAACAGTATCTCCTTCCGGGTGTCACATCTGAATCTCTGTAACTTGGGTTGCTTCCAGGAATCTCACCGAGATTTGTCCATTTATTGCGCCCTACTTGTTGCCGCTCTAAAATATAGTTTGTGACCGGGCATCCACCATCGTCTTTTGGCGGTTTCCATTTGAACTCAACAGATGTAACAGCGCTTTCCATAATGTCCACAGGTCCTTGTGGTGGTGTGGGTTTGTCTGttgataaaaataaaataaatcatacTAACCTTTATCTCCTTACCTACAGTACAATGTGGAACACATGGCATTATGTCTCTTATTGGCAACTTACCCAGCACAATAAGTTTGGATATTGCCTCAATTATACcgtatttatttttgcttttgATTTTGACCTCTCCACAGTCTTTCCTTTGACACTTAAGAAGGCGTAGTTTGCTCTCAGTATCTGATGTTTCAATTTTCACATTGAGAGCGGGCAACAGCTCGTCACCATCCTTGTACCACTGTATGGTCATTGGCGCCCCACCTGAGAATGGCAGTTTCCATTCTGCATTTTCACCTGCCCTTATAATGACTGGCTCTGAGAATTGTCTTAGTGCATCGCCATCGATTTTTGGTGGATCTTCAATGTTGGAGAGAAAAGTCTTGTCAAAACCGCAAACCTTTTTAAACCATTGAGTAATTTATAAATTGATACCATGTTAATACTTTTCATGCTGACCTTGAATATTGAGTGTTGCCTCAGATTTACGGCCTTCAGCTTCAAAGCGGTACACAGCTCCATcatcttttttacagcaatCAATTATCAACCTATGACAGGCTCCATCTTTGATAATTGTTACCCCATCCTCCTCGGTTAGCTTGTCACATAACAACATTTCATATTTATCAGACCACATTTGGACTAATAAGGGTATGCAATGCACTATAACACTTGTGTGTATGATGGATCTATACGGTTATGCAAGCTAGGAAATGGTCGATATGTATGGCAAATAGCAGTGGTCCATGTAGTTCTCTAAAATTGAAGTTGACTTACCAGCTTCCCATTTTTATACCAACGTCCCACAGCGGTCTCACTGCTTAGTTTGCAAGAAAGCTCTGCCCGGTCACCAACATTAGCAAGCGTATCTGACAGCCCACTGACAAACTGAACGCCAGTAACTGCAACAGTAAAACCAAAAGACATTTAGAACATGATACGTGTGCATTGTATTCATCCATATGCAATTCTATGCATTGTATTCGTCCATATGTAACTGTATGCATTGTATTCCTGTAACCTCTTGGGCATGGAAAGCAAAGACCAGAACATGctggttttattttttacagAATGTCTCTCTCTAGTGGTCAACATGCAACAATACAGAAGATTTTTCATGAGGCAGATCATAACCGAGGGTCCATTACATAtatcatttatttgagttattagtTTGTCTGATGACCCTTACAAATTGTATTCGTCATAAAATGTCTAGCTATAGTGAGTTATATACTATTGGAATACCAAAAGCTATTTACTCCTAAAGTACTTTTATTATAATTCATAATTTCAACTCCACATCCTTGACTACTGATTTCTGACTAATTTCTAACCCTGAAGTCAGTTGTATTAAAGATTCTGAATTCTGACATTAAACACTCCATATTGAACATTTTGATGTTTAATTTAATGTATAGGTCTTAATGATAAACATCACATTTGTCACACACCTTTTTCCTGTTCTTTCCTCCCTGGAGTAGAACGCCTCCTGCTGTGCAGTCACTATATTACTATTTTTAGTGAAACTTTCAGTGCTATACCTAGGATTAATTCTGAGACCCGTGATAAATACGGACTCCAAATAGCCTTGACAATTACTATATAAGGATTTTACCTATAACAGTGTCTGGAACCAAAGGGCTGCTTCGTTCTCGCTTCTTGTTCTTATCATCTGCATCATCCCCTTTATTTCCGTCATCTCCACCTGTCTGAAGGTCCTTATCTGTGTCGTCTCCATCACCCTTCCCACCGGTCCCATCACCATTGCCATCTCCAGTGCCATCTGCCTCCAACTGTTCCGTGTGTGTTGGTAGCTTGGCCTGCTGATCCAATGCCAGTTTAGTCAGGTCTTCTTCATTCCCAGTTTGGGTGCCCTTTTGGCCTTTACCATTTGGATCAactgcatttcagaaaacacattgtATGGAGAAATAATCATGAacttttcttacatttttaaaacgagCGCTTCAGAAAGTGCTCATCCAGGTATCAAACTATCAAGACtagaaattgtatatattattGTGTTTATCAAATGACTTCCCACCTTCTACTGTGAGAGAGGCACTGCTAGAAGCTATTCCAGCAATGGCATAATATGCTCCAGTATCTGCCAATTTACAGtctgtaactttcaatgtgtgGATTAGCTTGTCCTCTGAGACAGTGATCTCATATTTGTCCCCATGTTCAAGTGTCAAGTCCTTATTTGACCAGGTAATCCTGTTGAGGGGTATTGACAAGACGCACTGAAAGACGGCTTCTTCACTTTCGAACGTCTTCACGTCCTTGATCTTGGCTATGAAACCCACAGGAGGCACTAAGAGAGGAGAACAAGTGTGGATTAACTGGCCGTATTCTCATTTCTGAATGTTCCTTCAATTGTTTTGCAAACTCCTAGTACAATCATGCTTTTTAGTACAGTTGCAGTAATaagaccccacctttaaagtcaGTTGCTAAGACATTTGCATCTTCAACATCAAGCTGGTAAAATCCAGCATCTTCTGGTTGAGGATTTTTGATGCTGAAAACATAATTTGTCCCAGTTTTCTTAAGGCTATGCTTTGAATTGTCATCATCACCATATGGAAGCAGTGTCCCATCCTGTAAGGAGAACACAGGTTACATTTCtctttttgtattgcttttgttttgtttttggcaatcattttattcaaattGTTGATCTTCAAATACTGATAACTCACCTTGTATAAGTTAATTGAACTGTTGGGATCCTGAAGTGTCATGTCGAGGCTAAATTCAGCTGTCCCATTGGGTTTTACTTCTATTTGTTTCACATTGTCCAGTTGCTCTACAACctacaaaagaaaaacaaaatgttgAAGCGACCTTGAACGGAGCATGGATGTTTACTTTATACTATATAAGATGCACTAGTACGTATTTGCCTCAGGCATATTAATACATTCAGAACATGGAAGAAATGACTTCAAACATTTTTCATGAGCCACAAGTAGCCTAACACCCACCTGAAATGTTTAATTTAGtattgaaacttgtttaaaaCCCCACAAACTTAAACAAAATACATAATCcagaatacatttacattttttataaccTGCCGACAGCTCAGTACCTTAGCCTGCTCATCTGCCCGTTCCTTTTTCAGCTGGTTGAGTCTCTTCAGCAACCAGCGAAAGTCAAACACACCAAAGTCTGTACAGATCTTTTCATAGTCCTTCTTTGGTGCACAGATAAGCAGTTCAAGGAGC from Pseudochaenichthys georgianus chromosome 5, fPseGeo1.2, whole genome shotgun sequence harbors:
- the LOC117446364 gene encoding immunoglobulin-like and fibronectin type III domain-containing protein 1, coding for MITQYLEILPAGKTTPDFTRKPMAVTAQEANGDPPLDFRKMLKKTVVVTRKKKLPPKKDGEIDPKLLELLICAPKKDYEKICTDFGVFDFRWLLKRLNQLKKERADEQAKVVEQLDNVKQIEVKPNGTAEFSLDMTLQDPNSSINLYKDGTLLPYGDDDNSKHSLKKTGTNYVFSIKNPQPEDAGFYQLDVEDANVLATDFKVPPVGFIAKIKDVKTFESEEAVFQCVLSIPLNRITWSNKDLTLEHGDKYEITVSEDKLIHTLKVTDCKLADTGAYYAIAGIASSSASLTVEVDPNGKGQKGTQTGNEEDLTKLALDQQAKLPTHTEQLEADGTGDGNGDGTGGKGDGDDTDKDLQTGGDDGNKGDDADDKNKKRERSSPLVPDTVIVTGVQFVSGLSDTLANVGDRAELSCKLSSETAVGRWYKNGKLLTEEDGVTIIKDGACHRLIIDCCKKDDGAVYRFEAEGRKSEATLNIQDPPKIDGDALRQFSEPVIIRAGENAEWKLPFSGGAPMTIQWYKDGDELLPALNVKIETSDTESKLRLLKCQRKDCGEVKIKSKNKYGIIEAISKLIVLDKPTPPQGPVDIMESAVTSVEFKWKPPKDDGGCPVTNYILERQQVGRNKWTNLGEIPGSNPSYRDSDVTPGRRYCYRIRAKNAEGISEYLQTEDIPAGVLRYPGPPAAPKLVSAFKVCINLTWCPPCDTGGTKIVGYNLEKNKKGTNYWSLVNQGGPIPDTKYAVKDVFEGAAYVFRVSAINLSGAGGPSLPSDTVIARDPKKPPGKVTDLKLTSSNYTTFSLAWIKPKETKGVEDEAEGYYVEIRPIENLEWTRCNATPITITSYTVLGLKAMATYWVRVIATNYGGDGEPQGFDNYIIAMPPPVKPKFNDRNMKTFVVVRSGNTVRLNINFEACPLPEITWQKDGIPVAKHVTITNSDKGSQLWIPTSDRPDSGIYTITVKNIVGQASFNVEIRVTDDPKPPGPVELDQNIPGTVTLSWTPSPDEKRDDRLHYMVAKKDSFKGSWRTIADNLFNNKCTVVNMLSGREYHFRVFAKNDIGPSPPSESPVFGTIKEKGKFKVDMPERKSLDFQSPPSFLVPLKRRTTPQGYECYMSCAVKGDPAPRVTWYRNDISLNTNTNYHITNVCGVCSLLILRVGPKDNGEYKVVIENKLGTAECSMLLNVRE